The following are encoded together in the Tripterygium wilfordii isolate XIE 37 chromosome 18, ASM1340144v1, whole genome shotgun sequence genome:
- the LOC119984056 gene encoding probable ion channel SYM8 isoform X1: MDNEESLPNPSPQKVDARPLLKKSRTTISDDSHFPGPLFPAVRRTTTTPPSRRLPSDLRVSVGNDSSPTLGIINRSGGSTGSSSSASFSDRDWMYPSFLGPHTVRNRITVKPAPSSSNSQKLGKASAGGVQRKVAAVVDEKQRIANRPAVVERKTSSEKEVVSSQDLVIRCNSVNQGRAPRVKPSFVFYTLIFTCMFSVSYAIYLRNEVSRLEGENTNLQRVCICKGAVGNENIAVLRHKESSSFSDFGNPQSRVVSMYTVVITLLMPFVLYKYLDYLPQIKSRSKRKVNNKEEVPLKKRIAYMVDVCFSVYPYAKLLALLFATIFLIGFGGLALYAVSDSSFGEALWLSWTFIADSGNHADRVGTGPRIVSVSISSGGMLIFAMMLGLVSDAISEKVDSLRKGKSEVIEKNHILILGWSDKLGSVLKQLAIANKSVGGGVVVVLAERDKEEMEMDIAKLEFDFMGTSVICRSGSPLILADLKKVSVLKARAIIVLASDENADQLYALFCNQSDARALRVVLSLTGVKEGLKGHVVVEMSDLDNEPLVKLVGGELIETVVAHDVIGRLMIQCALQPGLAQIWEDILGFENAEFYIKRWPQLDGMRFGDALISFPDAIPCGVKVVADKGKIIMNPDDNYLLKEGDEILVIAEDDDTYAPGPLPEVHRGFFPKISNPPKFPEKILFCGWRRDIDDMIMVLEAFLARGSELWMFNEVAEKDREKKLTDGGLDISGLENIKLVHRVGNAVIRRHLENLPLETFDSILILADESLEDSIVHSDSRCLATLLLIRDIQSKRLPDRDKKSTSLRLSGFSHSSWIREMQQASDKSIIISEILDSRTRNLVSVSRISDYVLSNELVSMALAMVAEDKQINRVLEELFAEEGNEMCIKPAEFYLFDQEEVCFYDIMVRGRQRNEVVIGYRLASADHAIINPPQKLEPRKWSLDDVFVVISLGE; encoded by the exons atggACAACGAAGAATCACTGCCTAATCCGAGCCCTCAAAAGGTAGACGCGCGACCGCTGCTCAAGAAGTCAAGGACCACCATATCGGACGATTCTCATTTCCCTGGTCCACTCTTCCCCGCCGTCCGTCGCACCACCACCACTCCCCCTTCACGCCGGCTCCCATCTGATCTTCGCGTCTCCGTTGGCAACGATTCATCTCCGACCCTAGGCATCATTAACAGGAGTGGTGGCAGTACCGGTAGTAGTAGTAGTGCGAGCTTCTCTGATAGGGACTGGATGTACCCGTCTTTTCTCGGACCCCACACAGTAAGGAATCGGATCACGGTTAAGCCGGCGCCATCTTCGTCCAACTCCCAAAAGCTTGGTAAAGCATCGGCTGGTGGTGTGCAGAGGAAGGTTGCCGCAGTCGTGGATGAAAAGCAGCGGATTGCTAATCGTCCTGCGGTTGTAGAGAGAAAAACAAGCAGCGAGAAGGAGGTGGTTAGTAGTCAAGATTTGGTGATTCGGTGTAATTCAGTGAATCAAGGGCGAGCTCCGAGAGTGAAGCCTTCTTTTGTCTTTTATACG CTTATTTTCACATGTATGTTTTCTGTATCTTATGCAATTTACCTGCGGAATGAAGTCTCAAGACTAGAG GGAGAGAACACTAATCTTCAGAGAGTGTGTATCTGTAAAGGTGCTGTAGGTAATGAAAACATCGCAGTTTTGCGGCACAAAGAGAGTAGTTCATTTTCTGATTTTGGTAATCCTCAAAGTAGAGTTGTTTCTATGTATACTGTTGTAATCACACTTCTTATGCCGTTTGTGCTGTACAAATATCTTGATTATCTTCCCCAAATAAAGAGTCGCTCGAAGAGAAAAGTGAATAATAAGGAGGAGGTTCCCTTGAAGAAGAGAATTGCATATATGGTGGATGTATGTTTCTCGGTTTATCCTTATGCAAAGTTACTTGCCCTCCTCTTTGCAACTATATTTCTCATAGGATTTGGTGGCTTGGCGTTATATGCGGTCAGTGACAGTAGCTTTGGTGAAGCTCTTTGGCTTTCATGGACTTTCATAGCTGACTCAGGAAATCATGCTGATAGGGTTGGCACTGGTCCTAGGATTGTTTCTGTCTCTATAAGTTCAGGAGGCATGCTGATATTTGCTATGATGCTTGGGCTTGTCTCAGATGCTATCTCGGAGAAGGTAGATTCATTGCGAAAAGGCAAGAGTGAAGTGATTGAAAAGAATCATATACTAATTCTTGGATGGAGTGACAAATTG GGTTCAGTCTTAAAACAGCTAGCAATAGCAAACAAGAGTGTTGGTGGCGGCGTAGTTGTTGTGCTTGCAGAAAGAGACAAGGAGGAAATGGAGATGGATATAGCAAAACTAGAATTTGACTTCATGGGGACATCCGTTATATGCAGGAGTGGTAGTCCTCTTATACTGGCAGACTTAAAGAAG GTATCAGTTTTGAAGGCACGTGCAATCATTGTGTTAGCATCTGACGAAAATGCGGATCag TTGTATGCTCTCTTTTGTAACCAGAGTGATGCCCGCGCTTTGAGGGTTGTGCTTAGCCTCACTGGAGTGAAAGAGGGGTTGAAAGGTCACGTGGTTGTAGAGATGAGTGACCTGGACAATGAACCCCTGGTGAAGCTTGTTGGGGGAGAACTCATTGAAACAGTTGTTGCCCATGATGTTATTGGGCGTCTCATGATACAATGTGCTCTGCAACCCGGCCTTGCACAG ATATGGGAGGATATATTGGGGTTCGAGAATGCTGAGTTTTACATTAAAAGGTGGCCGCAGTTGGACGGTATGCGTTTTGGTGATGCGCTTATTTCATTTCCTGATGCAATTCCATGTGGAGTTAAGGTTGTTGCAGACAAAGGAAAGATAATCATGAATCCAGATGATAACTATCTTCTAAAGGAAGGGGATGAAATTCTTGTTATAGCTGAGGATGATGACACCTATGCTCCAGGTCCTCTTCCAGAG GTGCATAGGGGGTTTTTCCCTAAAATATCCAACCCTCCCAAATTTCCTGAGAAAATACTTTTTTGTGGCTGGCGGCGTGACATTGATGACATGATTATG GTACTAGAAGCATTCCTGGCTCGAGGTTCAGAATTGTGGATGTTCAATGAGGTTGCAGAGAAAGATAGAGAAAAGAAGCTCACTGATGGTGGACTTGATATTTCTGGATTAGAAAACATAAAACTTGTCCACCGCGTGGGAAATGCTGTTATTAGGCGACATTTGGAGAATCTTCCTCTTGAGACCTTCGATTCT ATATTAATCCTTGCAGATGAGTCTTTGGAGGATTCTATTGTGCATTCTGACTCTCGATGTCTTGCTACTCTGCTCCTAATTCGAGATATACAG TCCAAGCGTCTTCCTGacagagataagaagtcaactTCTTTACGACTATCCGGGTTCTCTCACAGCTCCTGGATCCGTGAAATGCAACAAGCTTCAGACAAGTCGATAATTATTAGTGAAATCTTGGATTCGAGGACTAGAAACCTGGTGTCAGTGTCCAGAATAAGTGATTATGTTCTATCAAATGAACTGGTGAGCATGGCACTTGCTATGGTGGCTGAAGACAAGCAAATAAATCGTGTTTTAGAGGAATTGTTTGCAGAGGAG GGGAACGAGATGTGTATTAAACCTGCAGAATTCTACCTTTTTGACCAGGAAGAGGTATGTTTTTATGACATAATGGTTAGGGGTCGACAAAGAAATGAGGTTGTCATTGGCTATCGCCTTGCCAGTGCAGACCATGCCATTATTAATCCTCCTCAGAAGTTGGAACCCAGAAAATGGTCCCTTGATGACGTTTTTGTGGTCATTTCGTTAGGGGAATAA
- the LOC119984056 gene encoding probable ion channel SYM8 isoform X2 — translation MDNEESLPNPSPQKVDARPLLKKSRTTISDDSHFPGPLFPAVRRTTTTPPSRRLPSDLRVSVGNDSSPTLGIINRSGGSTGSSSSASFSDRDWMYPSFLGPHTVRNRITVKPAPSSSNSQKLGKASAGGVQRKVAAVVDEKQRIANRPAVVERKTSSEKEVVSSQDLVIRCNSVNQGRAPRVKPSFVFYTLIFTCMFSVSYAIYLRNEVSRLEGENTNLQRVCICKGAVGNENIAVLRHKESSSFSDFGNPQSRVVSMYTVVITLLMPFVLYKYLDYLPQIKSRSKRKVNNKEEVPLKKRIAYMVDVCFSVYPYAKLLALLFATIFLIGFGGLALYAVSDSSFGEALWLSWTFIADSGNHADRVGTGPRIVSVSISSGGMLIFAMMLGLVSDAISEKVDSLRKGKSEVIEKNHILILGWSDKLGSVLKQLAIANKSVGGGVVVVLAERDKEEMEMDIAKLEFDFMGTSVICRSGSPLILADLKKVSVLKARAIIVLASDENADQSDARALRVVLSLTGVKEGLKGHVVVEMSDLDNEPLVKLVGGELIETVVAHDVIGRLMIQCALQPGLAQIWEDILGFENAEFYIKRWPQLDGMRFGDALISFPDAIPCGVKVVADKGKIIMNPDDNYLLKEGDEILVIAEDDDTYAPGPLPEVHRGFFPKISNPPKFPEKILFCGWRRDIDDMIMVLEAFLARGSELWMFNEVAEKDREKKLTDGGLDISGLENIKLVHRVGNAVIRRHLENLPLETFDSILILADESLEDSIVHSDSRCLATLLLIRDIQSKRLPDRDKKSTSLRLSGFSHSSWIREMQQASDKSIIISEILDSRTRNLVSVSRISDYVLSNELVSMALAMVAEDKQINRVLEELFAEEGNEMCIKPAEFYLFDQEEVCFYDIMVRGRQRNEVVIGYRLASADHAIINPPQKLEPRKWSLDDVFVVISLGE, via the exons atggACAACGAAGAATCACTGCCTAATCCGAGCCCTCAAAAGGTAGACGCGCGACCGCTGCTCAAGAAGTCAAGGACCACCATATCGGACGATTCTCATTTCCCTGGTCCACTCTTCCCCGCCGTCCGTCGCACCACCACCACTCCCCCTTCACGCCGGCTCCCATCTGATCTTCGCGTCTCCGTTGGCAACGATTCATCTCCGACCCTAGGCATCATTAACAGGAGTGGTGGCAGTACCGGTAGTAGTAGTAGTGCGAGCTTCTCTGATAGGGACTGGATGTACCCGTCTTTTCTCGGACCCCACACAGTAAGGAATCGGATCACGGTTAAGCCGGCGCCATCTTCGTCCAACTCCCAAAAGCTTGGTAAAGCATCGGCTGGTGGTGTGCAGAGGAAGGTTGCCGCAGTCGTGGATGAAAAGCAGCGGATTGCTAATCGTCCTGCGGTTGTAGAGAGAAAAACAAGCAGCGAGAAGGAGGTGGTTAGTAGTCAAGATTTGGTGATTCGGTGTAATTCAGTGAATCAAGGGCGAGCTCCGAGAGTGAAGCCTTCTTTTGTCTTTTATACG CTTATTTTCACATGTATGTTTTCTGTATCTTATGCAATTTACCTGCGGAATGAAGTCTCAAGACTAGAG GGAGAGAACACTAATCTTCAGAGAGTGTGTATCTGTAAAGGTGCTGTAGGTAATGAAAACATCGCAGTTTTGCGGCACAAAGAGAGTAGTTCATTTTCTGATTTTGGTAATCCTCAAAGTAGAGTTGTTTCTATGTATACTGTTGTAATCACACTTCTTATGCCGTTTGTGCTGTACAAATATCTTGATTATCTTCCCCAAATAAAGAGTCGCTCGAAGAGAAAAGTGAATAATAAGGAGGAGGTTCCCTTGAAGAAGAGAATTGCATATATGGTGGATGTATGTTTCTCGGTTTATCCTTATGCAAAGTTACTTGCCCTCCTCTTTGCAACTATATTTCTCATAGGATTTGGTGGCTTGGCGTTATATGCGGTCAGTGACAGTAGCTTTGGTGAAGCTCTTTGGCTTTCATGGACTTTCATAGCTGACTCAGGAAATCATGCTGATAGGGTTGGCACTGGTCCTAGGATTGTTTCTGTCTCTATAAGTTCAGGAGGCATGCTGATATTTGCTATGATGCTTGGGCTTGTCTCAGATGCTATCTCGGAGAAGGTAGATTCATTGCGAAAAGGCAAGAGTGAAGTGATTGAAAAGAATCATATACTAATTCTTGGATGGAGTGACAAATTG GGTTCAGTCTTAAAACAGCTAGCAATAGCAAACAAGAGTGTTGGTGGCGGCGTAGTTGTTGTGCTTGCAGAAAGAGACAAGGAGGAAATGGAGATGGATATAGCAAAACTAGAATTTGACTTCATGGGGACATCCGTTATATGCAGGAGTGGTAGTCCTCTTATACTGGCAGACTTAAAGAAG GTATCAGTTTTGAAGGCACGTGCAATCATTGTGTTAGCATCTGACGAAAATGCGGATCag AGTGATGCCCGCGCTTTGAGGGTTGTGCTTAGCCTCACTGGAGTGAAAGAGGGGTTGAAAGGTCACGTGGTTGTAGAGATGAGTGACCTGGACAATGAACCCCTGGTGAAGCTTGTTGGGGGAGAACTCATTGAAACAGTTGTTGCCCATGATGTTATTGGGCGTCTCATGATACAATGTGCTCTGCAACCCGGCCTTGCACAG ATATGGGAGGATATATTGGGGTTCGAGAATGCTGAGTTTTACATTAAAAGGTGGCCGCAGTTGGACGGTATGCGTTTTGGTGATGCGCTTATTTCATTTCCTGATGCAATTCCATGTGGAGTTAAGGTTGTTGCAGACAAAGGAAAGATAATCATGAATCCAGATGATAACTATCTTCTAAAGGAAGGGGATGAAATTCTTGTTATAGCTGAGGATGATGACACCTATGCTCCAGGTCCTCTTCCAGAG GTGCATAGGGGGTTTTTCCCTAAAATATCCAACCCTCCCAAATTTCCTGAGAAAATACTTTTTTGTGGCTGGCGGCGTGACATTGATGACATGATTATG GTACTAGAAGCATTCCTGGCTCGAGGTTCAGAATTGTGGATGTTCAATGAGGTTGCAGAGAAAGATAGAGAAAAGAAGCTCACTGATGGTGGACTTGATATTTCTGGATTAGAAAACATAAAACTTGTCCACCGCGTGGGAAATGCTGTTATTAGGCGACATTTGGAGAATCTTCCTCTTGAGACCTTCGATTCT ATATTAATCCTTGCAGATGAGTCTTTGGAGGATTCTATTGTGCATTCTGACTCTCGATGTCTTGCTACTCTGCTCCTAATTCGAGATATACAG TCCAAGCGTCTTCCTGacagagataagaagtcaactTCTTTACGACTATCCGGGTTCTCTCACAGCTCCTGGATCCGTGAAATGCAACAAGCTTCAGACAAGTCGATAATTATTAGTGAAATCTTGGATTCGAGGACTAGAAACCTGGTGTCAGTGTCCAGAATAAGTGATTATGTTCTATCAAATGAACTGGTGAGCATGGCACTTGCTATGGTGGCTGAAGACAAGCAAATAAATCGTGTTTTAGAGGAATTGTTTGCAGAGGAG GGGAACGAGATGTGTATTAAACCTGCAGAATTCTACCTTTTTGACCAGGAAGAGGTATGTTTTTATGACATAATGGTTAGGGGTCGACAAAGAAATGAGGTTGTCATTGGCTATCGCCTTGCCAGTGCAGACCATGCCATTATTAATCCTCCTCAGAAGTTGGAACCCAGAAAATGGTCCCTTGATGACGTTTTTGTGGTCATTTCGTTAGGGGAATAA
- the LOC119984056 gene encoding ion channel POLLUX-like isoform X4, giving the protein MDNEESLPNPSPQKVDARPLLKKSRTTISDDSHFPGPLFPAVRRTTTTPPSRRLPSDLRVSVGNDSSPTLGIINRSGGSTGSSSSASFSDRDWMYPSFLGPHTVRNRITVKPAPSSSNSQKLGKASAGGVQRKVAAVVDEKQRIANRPAVVERKTSSEKEVVSSQDLVIRCNSVNQGRAPRVKPSFVFYTLIFTCMFSVSYAIYLRNEVSRLEGENTNLQRVCICKGAVGNENIAVLRHKESSSFSDFGNPQSRVVSMYTVVITLLMPFVLYKYLDYLPQIKSRSKRKVNNKEEVPLKKRIAYMVDVCFSVYPYAKLLALLFATIFLIGFGGLALYAVSDSSFGEALWLSWTFIADSGNHADRVGTGPRIVSVSISSGGMLIFAMMLGLVSDAISEKVDSLRKGKSEVIEKNHILILGWSDKLGSVLKQLAIANKSVGGGVVVVLAERDKEEMEMDIAKLEFDFMGTSVICRSGSPLILADLKKVSVLKARAIIVLASDENADQLYALFCNQSDARALRVVLSLTGVKEGLKGHVVVEMSDLDNEPLVKLVGGELIETVVAHDVIGRLMIQCALQPGLAQIWEDILGFENAEFYIKRWPQLDGMRFGDALISFPDAIPCGVKVVADKGKIIMNPDDNYLLKEGDEILVIAEDDDTYAPGPLPEVHRGFFPKISNPPKFPEKILFCGWRRDIDDMIMVLEAFLARGSELWMFNEVAEKDREKKLTDGGLDISGLENIKLVHRVGNAVIRRHLENLPLETFDSMSLWRILLCILTLDVLLLCS; this is encoded by the exons atggACAACGAAGAATCACTGCCTAATCCGAGCCCTCAAAAGGTAGACGCGCGACCGCTGCTCAAGAAGTCAAGGACCACCATATCGGACGATTCTCATTTCCCTGGTCCACTCTTCCCCGCCGTCCGTCGCACCACCACCACTCCCCCTTCACGCCGGCTCCCATCTGATCTTCGCGTCTCCGTTGGCAACGATTCATCTCCGACCCTAGGCATCATTAACAGGAGTGGTGGCAGTACCGGTAGTAGTAGTAGTGCGAGCTTCTCTGATAGGGACTGGATGTACCCGTCTTTTCTCGGACCCCACACAGTAAGGAATCGGATCACGGTTAAGCCGGCGCCATCTTCGTCCAACTCCCAAAAGCTTGGTAAAGCATCGGCTGGTGGTGTGCAGAGGAAGGTTGCCGCAGTCGTGGATGAAAAGCAGCGGATTGCTAATCGTCCTGCGGTTGTAGAGAGAAAAACAAGCAGCGAGAAGGAGGTGGTTAGTAGTCAAGATTTGGTGATTCGGTGTAATTCAGTGAATCAAGGGCGAGCTCCGAGAGTGAAGCCTTCTTTTGTCTTTTATACG CTTATTTTCACATGTATGTTTTCTGTATCTTATGCAATTTACCTGCGGAATGAAGTCTCAAGACTAGAG GGAGAGAACACTAATCTTCAGAGAGTGTGTATCTGTAAAGGTGCTGTAGGTAATGAAAACATCGCAGTTTTGCGGCACAAAGAGAGTAGTTCATTTTCTGATTTTGGTAATCCTCAAAGTAGAGTTGTTTCTATGTATACTGTTGTAATCACACTTCTTATGCCGTTTGTGCTGTACAAATATCTTGATTATCTTCCCCAAATAAAGAGTCGCTCGAAGAGAAAAGTGAATAATAAGGAGGAGGTTCCCTTGAAGAAGAGAATTGCATATATGGTGGATGTATGTTTCTCGGTTTATCCTTATGCAAAGTTACTTGCCCTCCTCTTTGCAACTATATTTCTCATAGGATTTGGTGGCTTGGCGTTATATGCGGTCAGTGACAGTAGCTTTGGTGAAGCTCTTTGGCTTTCATGGACTTTCATAGCTGACTCAGGAAATCATGCTGATAGGGTTGGCACTGGTCCTAGGATTGTTTCTGTCTCTATAAGTTCAGGAGGCATGCTGATATTTGCTATGATGCTTGGGCTTGTCTCAGATGCTATCTCGGAGAAGGTAGATTCATTGCGAAAAGGCAAGAGTGAAGTGATTGAAAAGAATCATATACTAATTCTTGGATGGAGTGACAAATTG GGTTCAGTCTTAAAACAGCTAGCAATAGCAAACAAGAGTGTTGGTGGCGGCGTAGTTGTTGTGCTTGCAGAAAGAGACAAGGAGGAAATGGAGATGGATATAGCAAAACTAGAATTTGACTTCATGGGGACATCCGTTATATGCAGGAGTGGTAGTCCTCTTATACTGGCAGACTTAAAGAAG GTATCAGTTTTGAAGGCACGTGCAATCATTGTGTTAGCATCTGACGAAAATGCGGATCag TTGTATGCTCTCTTTTGTAACCAGAGTGATGCCCGCGCTTTGAGGGTTGTGCTTAGCCTCACTGGAGTGAAAGAGGGGTTGAAAGGTCACGTGGTTGTAGAGATGAGTGACCTGGACAATGAACCCCTGGTGAAGCTTGTTGGGGGAGAACTCATTGAAACAGTTGTTGCCCATGATGTTATTGGGCGTCTCATGATACAATGTGCTCTGCAACCCGGCCTTGCACAG ATATGGGAGGATATATTGGGGTTCGAGAATGCTGAGTTTTACATTAAAAGGTGGCCGCAGTTGGACGGTATGCGTTTTGGTGATGCGCTTATTTCATTTCCTGATGCAATTCCATGTGGAGTTAAGGTTGTTGCAGACAAAGGAAAGATAATCATGAATCCAGATGATAACTATCTTCTAAAGGAAGGGGATGAAATTCTTGTTATAGCTGAGGATGATGACACCTATGCTCCAGGTCCTCTTCCAGAG GTGCATAGGGGGTTTTTCCCTAAAATATCCAACCCTCCCAAATTTCCTGAGAAAATACTTTTTTGTGGCTGGCGGCGTGACATTGATGACATGATTATG GTACTAGAAGCATTCCTGGCTCGAGGTTCAGAATTGTGGATGTTCAATGAGGTTGCAGAGAAAGATAGAGAAAAGAAGCTCACTGATGGTGGACTTGATATTTCTGGATTAGAAAACATAAAACTTGTCCACCGCGTGGGAAATGCTGTTATTAGGCGACATTTGGAGAATCTTCCTCTTGAGACCTTCGATTCT ATGAGTCTTTGGAGGATTCTATTGTGCATTCTGACTCTCGATGTCTTGCTACTCTGCTCCTAA
- the LOC119984056 gene encoding ion channel POLLUX-like isoform X3, which produces MDNEESLPNPSPQKVDARPLLKKSRTTISDDSHFPGPLFPAVRRTTTTPPSRRLPSDLRVSVGNDSSPTLGIINRSGGSTGSSSSASFSDRDWMYPSFLGPHTVRNRITVKPAPSSSNSQKLGKASAGGVQRKVAAVVDEKQRIANRPAVVERKTSSEKEVVSSQDLVIRCNSVNQGRAPRVKPSFVFYTLIFTCMFSVSYAIYLRNEVSRLEGENTNLQRVCICKGAVDAISEKVDSLRKGKSEVIEKNHILILGWSDKLGSVLKQLAIANKSVGGGVVVVLAERDKEEMEMDIAKLEFDFMGTSVICRSGSPLILADLKKVSVLKARAIIVLASDENADQLYALFCNQSDARALRVVLSLTGVKEGLKGHVVVEMSDLDNEPLVKLVGGELIETVVAHDVIGRLMIQCALQPGLAQIWEDILGFENAEFYIKRWPQLDGMRFGDALISFPDAIPCGVKVVADKGKIIMNPDDNYLLKEGDEILVIAEDDDTYAPGPLPEVHRGFFPKISNPPKFPEKILFCGWRRDIDDMIMVLEAFLARGSELWMFNEVAEKDREKKLTDGGLDISGLENIKLVHRVGNAVIRRHLENLPLETFDSILILADESLEDSIVHSDSRCLATLLLIRDIQSKRLPDRDKKSTSLRLSGFSHSSWIREMQQASDKSIIISEILDSRTRNLVSVSRISDYVLSNELVSMALAMVAEDKQINRVLEELFAEEGNEMCIKPAEFYLFDQEEVCFYDIMVRGRQRNEVVIGYRLASADHAIINPPQKLEPRKWSLDDVFVVISLGE; this is translated from the exons atggACAACGAAGAATCACTGCCTAATCCGAGCCCTCAAAAGGTAGACGCGCGACCGCTGCTCAAGAAGTCAAGGACCACCATATCGGACGATTCTCATTTCCCTGGTCCACTCTTCCCCGCCGTCCGTCGCACCACCACCACTCCCCCTTCACGCCGGCTCCCATCTGATCTTCGCGTCTCCGTTGGCAACGATTCATCTCCGACCCTAGGCATCATTAACAGGAGTGGTGGCAGTACCGGTAGTAGTAGTAGTGCGAGCTTCTCTGATAGGGACTGGATGTACCCGTCTTTTCTCGGACCCCACACAGTAAGGAATCGGATCACGGTTAAGCCGGCGCCATCTTCGTCCAACTCCCAAAAGCTTGGTAAAGCATCGGCTGGTGGTGTGCAGAGGAAGGTTGCCGCAGTCGTGGATGAAAAGCAGCGGATTGCTAATCGTCCTGCGGTTGTAGAGAGAAAAACAAGCAGCGAGAAGGAGGTGGTTAGTAGTCAAGATTTGGTGATTCGGTGTAATTCAGTGAATCAAGGGCGAGCTCCGAGAGTGAAGCCTTCTTTTGTCTTTTATACG CTTATTTTCACATGTATGTTTTCTGTATCTTATGCAATTTACCTGCGGAATGAAGTCTCAAGACTAGAG GGAGAGAACACTAATCTTCAGAGAGTGTGTATCTGTAAAGGTGCTGTAG ATGCTATCTCGGAGAAGGTAGATTCATTGCGAAAAGGCAAGAGTGAAGTGATTGAAAAGAATCATATACTAATTCTTGGATGGAGTGACAAATTG GGTTCAGTCTTAAAACAGCTAGCAATAGCAAACAAGAGTGTTGGTGGCGGCGTAGTTGTTGTGCTTGCAGAAAGAGACAAGGAGGAAATGGAGATGGATATAGCAAAACTAGAATTTGACTTCATGGGGACATCCGTTATATGCAGGAGTGGTAGTCCTCTTATACTGGCAGACTTAAAGAAG GTATCAGTTTTGAAGGCACGTGCAATCATTGTGTTAGCATCTGACGAAAATGCGGATCag TTGTATGCTCTCTTTTGTAACCAGAGTGATGCCCGCGCTTTGAGGGTTGTGCTTAGCCTCACTGGAGTGAAAGAGGGGTTGAAAGGTCACGTGGTTGTAGAGATGAGTGACCTGGACAATGAACCCCTGGTGAAGCTTGTTGGGGGAGAACTCATTGAAACAGTTGTTGCCCATGATGTTATTGGGCGTCTCATGATACAATGTGCTCTGCAACCCGGCCTTGCACAG ATATGGGAGGATATATTGGGGTTCGAGAATGCTGAGTTTTACATTAAAAGGTGGCCGCAGTTGGACGGTATGCGTTTTGGTGATGCGCTTATTTCATTTCCTGATGCAATTCCATGTGGAGTTAAGGTTGTTGCAGACAAAGGAAAGATAATCATGAATCCAGATGATAACTATCTTCTAAAGGAAGGGGATGAAATTCTTGTTATAGCTGAGGATGATGACACCTATGCTCCAGGTCCTCTTCCAGAG GTGCATAGGGGGTTTTTCCCTAAAATATCCAACCCTCCCAAATTTCCTGAGAAAATACTTTTTTGTGGCTGGCGGCGTGACATTGATGACATGATTATG GTACTAGAAGCATTCCTGGCTCGAGGTTCAGAATTGTGGATGTTCAATGAGGTTGCAGAGAAAGATAGAGAAAAGAAGCTCACTGATGGTGGACTTGATATTTCTGGATTAGAAAACATAAAACTTGTCCACCGCGTGGGAAATGCTGTTATTAGGCGACATTTGGAGAATCTTCCTCTTGAGACCTTCGATTCT ATATTAATCCTTGCAGATGAGTCTTTGGAGGATTCTATTGTGCATTCTGACTCTCGATGTCTTGCTACTCTGCTCCTAATTCGAGATATACAG TCCAAGCGTCTTCCTGacagagataagaagtcaactTCTTTACGACTATCCGGGTTCTCTCACAGCTCCTGGATCCGTGAAATGCAACAAGCTTCAGACAAGTCGATAATTATTAGTGAAATCTTGGATTCGAGGACTAGAAACCTGGTGTCAGTGTCCAGAATAAGTGATTATGTTCTATCAAATGAACTGGTGAGCATGGCACTTGCTATGGTGGCTGAAGACAAGCAAATAAATCGTGTTTTAGAGGAATTGTTTGCAGAGGAG GGGAACGAGATGTGTATTAAACCTGCAGAATTCTACCTTTTTGACCAGGAAGAGGTATGTTTTTATGACATAATGGTTAGGGGTCGACAAAGAAATGAGGTTGTCATTGGCTATCGCCTTGCCAGTGCAGACCATGCCATTATTAATCCTCCTCAGAAGTTGGAACCCAGAAAATGGTCCCTTGATGACGTTTTTGTGGTCATTTCGTTAGGGGAATAA